TGCGAATACATGGATGATGAACTGGGTGTGGTTTATTATAATTACCGTTATCTTGATCCTCTCAGTGGAAGGTGGATTAGCAGGGATCCCATTCAGGAAAAAGATGGATTTAATTTATATGTATTATTAGGTAATTGTCCCATTTCCACGACTGATGCATTTGGATTATTGGACTTTAATAATTTTTCAAGTGTTGTTATTGCTCTAATTCCAAAGCAGGTGACGCATTCGGCTAAAAGTACACGTCTGGGGGTATGGCCATTGCCGTTTTTCCCTCTTGTTACGATGGAAGTAAACGCCGGTATTGATGTTGTCGTTTCATCTTGTTGTTCATGTGATGGGCAGAAAGGGTTAGTTGCATCCGGAATCGCGTATTTAGAGGGTACGGCGGGTGTAGGTACGAGCATTGGTGGCAATTCCGGCATTAGTGCAAGACGAGAAAAGAAACCGAGAAGAAATGGAACAAGAACTGTATATAAGAAAAAAGGAGATAATACATATACAAAAAAACCAGTAGGAGAAAATACAGGAGATGGAACAGGATCATCGAACGTTGGAGCGGGAGGATGTCCTGAACGCTGTCCAGATGGGAATGGGGATATTTCTTTCCTTTTTACTGTAGGAGCGTCCGGTTTTATTTCCGGAGGCATTGGAAGATTCTCTGCTGGTATTGCTTTTGATTCTCCTGTTTTAAAATGTTCAGTACCAGGAGGGTGTGAAGCTTTAGACCCGAGAAAGTCTTCATCCGCTTATGCTGTCTATGGCATGGGAACAGGCATGCGTGTGCAAGCATATGGAAGAGCCGAAGTAGAGTTGAGTTTAAGAATAATGTAACCTTGATTTTATGAATAAAATATTTAATAATAAACAACTTTTAGTTATTTTTCTGCTGAGTATTTTTGCAGCAGGCATGTTATATATGCTCGTATGGCTGCTGTCTCAAGTGAGACTCTGTTGGTCCAGTGAAGAATGGCCGGAAACAAAAGGTACAATTACACAAGTCGAATATAGAAGAAAAAGTGCAGGTTCAGGTATTCATGGTACTTATGTTAATTTAGATATTGACGTAAGATTTGAATGGAAATCAAAAATGTACCACACCGGTAACCAGGGATGCAGTTTTGATATTCCGTATAAGAAATTGCATGTTGGAAAAGAAATCCCAGTTTTTGTCAATGAAAATAATCCTGACGAGTCTCTTTTATCAAAAGGCATCGCGGGATGGATCTGGATGGCTTTGGGAATATGTTTATTATTTTCCTGTTTTTCATTAATGATTATTTTTAAGCAGGTATTTAATTTATTAAAAAAGAAATAAATAATATTCAGTATTCTTCTTCCTTATCAAAGGATTTTTAATCCTCCTATACCTTCTGCAAGCAGCCAGAGTTGCAGAAGGTATATTTTTGTTTCTGTGGACGGCAATATGGGGAATTCTTATCTTTAAGACCAGCCAATTGAGTTATTGATAAAATTGGCAGGATGGATTTGAGGAGCAGGGGAATGGAATGTTGTTCCTCCCTTGAGTAAGTTATTCACAGGATTTAATTCTGTTTAATCCAACGAGCCATGAATACAAAATTTTGACCGATATTGAATTATGAAAATATTAAAGGTATATGTATGTAAAAAGAAATAATGTTAATCTGAAAATATTTTTTAATTTACGATTCTCGAATACTGTAACAATTGACAATTTAATGACGACAATTGCAAATAATTTATTTTTGCCGATATGGTGATTCAGGCCAGACCTTTTTGCTCGCGAGCATGATCAATAGGAACTTTCCCTAATAAAAATATGCCTGCAAGCGTTAAACTTACAGGCATATGGTGACGTTCAGAGGAATGTTCCCGTCAGGCGCCGAAGTCCAGCGCCTTGTGTTCCCGGGCCCAGGTGCGGTGCTGCTTCATCGCCGTGATGAAGGGCTTCATCAGCGCCTTGGTATCCTTCGGGGTGAGCAGGCCGGCATCGTCCATGTCGTCGGGCAGGGAGGCGGCCTGGAGCATTTCCCTGGCGTCTCCCGGCAGGCCGATGGCCTTCAGGTGCCTGTAGGCCTGG
This genomic stretch from Akkermansia biwaensis harbors:
- a CDS encoding DUF3592 domain-containing protein — its product is MNKIFNNKQLLVIFLLSIFAAGMLYMLVWLLSQVRLCWSSEEWPETKGTITQVEYRRKSAGSGIHGTYVNLDIDVRFEWKSKMYHTGNQGCSFDIPYKKLHVGKEIPVFVNENNPDESLLSKGIAGWIWMALGICLLFSCFSLMIIFKQVFNLLKKK